A single genomic interval of Rhodothermus profundi harbors:
- a CDS encoding M20 metallopeptidase family protein, whose product MLREIQALSETFFPEVVRLRRILHANPELAFEEYETARLVTETLQPLGLEIQTGVARTGVVATLHGAEAGPTILLRADMDALPIHEENDFDFRSRHPGKMHACGHDAHTASLLGTAMILARLRDRLRGHVRLVFQPSEEKLPGGAQAMIQEGVLEASNGVPAPSAVFAQHVQPDLPVGTIGVRPGMYMASADELYITIRTDGGHAAAPHRQQADGVLVAAHIIMALQSVVSRNAPPDVPTVLSIGRVLAEGATNVLPPTVRMEGTFRAMDEDWRFRAHALIRRIVEQTARAFGAEADVEIAVGYPALYNHEQPTALVRKAACEYVGPDRVVLLDPWFASEDFAYFLKERPGCFYRIGTGNPDKGIVHGLHTPRFTIDEEALRIAPGFMAYLAWRYLQSAP is encoded by the coding sequence ATGCTCCGCGAAATCCAGGCACTGAGCGAAACATTCTTCCCCGAAGTGGTCCGGCTGCGCCGGATTCTTCATGCTAACCCGGAGCTTGCCTTTGAAGAGTACGAGACCGCCCGACTGGTAACCGAAACACTGCAGCCGCTGGGATTGGAAATTCAAACCGGTGTGGCCCGGACAGGCGTTGTTGCTACGCTGCACGGCGCCGAAGCGGGTCCGACCATTCTGCTGCGCGCCGACATGGATGCGCTGCCTATCCACGAAGAAAACGACTTTGATTTTCGCTCGCGCCATCCCGGCAAAATGCACGCCTGCGGGCATGACGCGCATACGGCCTCGCTTCTGGGAACAGCCATGATCCTGGCACGCCTGCGCGACCGGCTACGCGGCCACGTACGCCTGGTCTTTCAACCCAGTGAGGAAAAGCTTCCCGGAGGCGCCCAGGCCATGATCCAGGAAGGCGTGCTGGAGGCGTCCAATGGCGTGCCTGCTCCTTCTGCCGTCTTCGCCCAACACGTACAGCCGGATCTGCCGGTAGGAACGATCGGCGTGCGCCCGGGCATGTATATGGCCTCCGCAGATGAACTCTACATCACGATCCGGACCGACGGCGGCCACGCAGCAGCTCCCCACCGACAACAGGCCGATGGCGTACTGGTAGCTGCGCACATCATCATGGCGCTGCAATCGGTCGTCAGCCGCAACGCGCCACCGGACGTGCCAACCGTGCTCTCCATCGGACGCGTGCTGGCTGAAGGGGCTACGAATGTGTTGCCCCCGACCGTCCGGATGGAGGGCACATTTCGCGCAATGGATGAAGACTGGCGGTTCCGCGCCCATGCGCTCATCCGACGCATTGTCGAACAGACGGCCCGCGCCTTTGGCGCTGAAGCCGATGTGGAAATCGCGGTGGGCTATCCCGCCCTCTACAATCATGAGCAGCCCACGGCCCTGGTGCGCAAAGCAGCTTGCGAATACGTAGGCCCCGACCGGGTCGTACTGCTTGATCCCTGGTTTGCTAGCGAGGATTTTGCCTACTTTCTGAAAGAACGGCCGGGCTGCTTTTACCGCATTGGCACAGGCAATCCGGACAAAGGCATTGTGCACGGCCTGCATACGCCGCGCTTCACCATCGACGAAGAAGCGCTGCGCATCGCTCCAGGCTTCATGGCTTACCTCGCCTGGCGCTACTTGCAATCAGCCCCATGA
- a CDS encoding DUF2461 domain-containing protein yields MTTSYDFPPFLGFRPQALDFLRALKQHNRRDWFKPRKTVYEDEVRWPMQCLVAEVDRELKRRGLPLRGDPAQGLFRIYRDTRFSRDKRPYKTHIGAVLSRTGTRRDLGVVYIHVEPGASFLGAGFWKPDAAFLRRWRRRMLQETELFLEIVRQLQAHDLTPETDAVLKRMPRGFEEAAHTPVAEYLRWRSFLVSQDIPDEAVLRPDFTYTIVRFTEQVLSLLKFGWDAADI; encoded by the coding sequence ATGACAACCTCCTATGACTTTCCTCCGTTTCTGGGATTTCGTCCCCAGGCACTGGATTTTCTGCGCGCGCTGAAACAGCATAACCGCCGCGACTGGTTCAAGCCGCGCAAAACGGTTTACGAAGATGAGGTGCGCTGGCCCATGCAGTGCCTGGTGGCGGAAGTGGATCGTGAACTAAAACGCCGAGGTCTTCCCCTGCGCGGCGACCCGGCACAGGGGCTGTTTCGCATTTACCGGGACACTCGCTTCTCCAGAGATAAGCGTCCCTACAAAACGCACATAGGCGCTGTCCTCTCGCGCACAGGCACCCGTCGGGATCTCGGCGTGGTGTACATTCACGTAGAACCTGGCGCCTCGTTTCTGGGAGCTGGCTTCTGGAAGCCGGATGCGGCATTCCTGCGCCGATGGCGACGCCGCATGCTGCAGGAAACCGAGCTATTCCTGGAAATCGTTCGTCAACTGCAAGCGCATGACCTGACGCCGGAGACCGATGCCGTGCTCAAGCGCATGCCGCGGGGCTTTGAAGAGGCAGCCCACACGCCAGTAGCTGAGTACCTGCGCTGGCGTTCGTTCCTGGTATCTCAAGACATACCCGATGAAGCCGTACTGCGCCCTGACTTCACCTACACCATCGTGCGCTTTACCGAACAGGTGCTTTCGCTGCTGAAATTTGGATGGGACGCTGCGGACATCTGA
- a CDS encoding NifU family protein, with amino-acid sequence MADTKTTRSSGPLAPDDPELHRRIEEALDMIRPYLMTDGGSVRLLNVTEDYVVELELLGACGTCPMSLMTLRAGIEQVLKRAVPEITRVEAVQAAS; translated from the coding sequence ATGGCCGATACGAAAACGACCCGCAGTTCAGGTCCGCTGGCCCCCGATGATCCTGAGCTCCATCGGCGCATTGAGGAAGCGCTGGATATGATTCGGCCCTATCTGATGACCGATGGGGGATCGGTGCGGCTGTTGAACGTCACGGAAGATTACGTCGTCGAGTTGGAGCTGCTGGGAGCCTGCGGCACCTGTCCGATGAGCTTGATGACGCTTCGGGCTGGCATTGAGCAGGTGCTCAAACGTGCCGTTCCCGAAATTACTCGGGTCGAAGCGGTGCAAGCTGCAAGTTGA
- a CDS encoding Mrp/NBP35 family ATP-binding protein, giving the protein MPTPQEVLHVLARVIEPERGRDIVRLKMVRNLRVEEGRVAFTLVFKRPDTLFARQAPEQCRELLQEAFGTDLAVQIETDTEMIGLEVQGGGPMPSVQPEGVLNFVAVASGKGGVGKSTVAVNLAVALAARGYDVGLLDADIYGPSVPTMFGVREEKPRVNEQRKIVPLVRHNVRLLSMGFIVNPEQAVIWRGPMVAKALRQFLGEADWGTLDYLILDLPPGTGDVPLTIVQSIALTGALIVSTPQPVALADARKGVAMFRNVQVPVLGIVENMAYFSPPDLPDRKYYLFGRGGARRLAEELDVPFLGEIPIEEAVREGGDTGKPIVLAEPESPSAQAFFRLAEQVVEQVNLRNAEQPPTQRIEILYR; this is encoded by the coding sequence ATGCCCACTCCGCAGGAAGTGCTGCATGTACTGGCACGCGTCATTGAGCCAGAGCGTGGCCGCGATATTGTTCGGCTCAAGATGGTGCGCAACCTCCGGGTCGAAGAGGGCCGCGTAGCCTTCACGTTGGTTTTCAAACGGCCGGATACCCTATTTGCTCGCCAGGCGCCTGAGCAGTGTCGAGAATTGTTGCAGGAGGCCTTCGGTACAGATCTGGCCGTGCAGATTGAGACCGACACCGAAATGATCGGGCTGGAAGTGCAGGGAGGCGGCCCCATGCCGTCGGTGCAGCCCGAAGGAGTGCTGAACTTTGTTGCGGTGGCTTCAGGGAAAGGCGGTGTGGGCAAGAGTACAGTGGCGGTTAATCTGGCCGTGGCGCTGGCGGCGCGTGGATATGACGTAGGACTGCTCGACGCCGACATTTATGGGCCATCGGTGCCTACCATGTTTGGCGTGCGAGAGGAAAAGCCGCGTGTTAATGAGCAGCGCAAAATCGTACCATTGGTGCGGCACAACGTGCGCCTGCTCTCCATGGGATTCATTGTTAACCCTGAGCAGGCGGTCATCTGGCGGGGCCCGATGGTCGCGAAAGCGCTGCGGCAATTCCTGGGCGAAGCGGATTGGGGAACGCTGGACTATCTGATTCTTGATCTCCCGCCGGGAACGGGCGACGTGCCGCTGACAATTGTCCAGTCAATTGCACTGACCGGAGCCCTCATCGTCTCGACACCGCAGCCGGTGGCGCTAGCCGATGCCCGCAAAGGGGTGGCTATGTTTCGCAACGTGCAGGTGCCTGTCCTGGGCATTGTGGAAAACATGGCGTACTTTTCTCCGCCAGATCTCCCGGATCGTAAATACTACCTCTTCGGACGAGGGGGAGCCCGTCGGCTGGCCGAGGAACTGGACGTCCCGTTTCTCGGCGAAATCCCTATCGAAGAAGCAGTGCGAGAGGGAGGCGATACCGGAAAACCAATTGTGTTGGCCGAGCCAGAAAGCCCTTCAGCGCAGGCGTTTTTCCGGCTGGCTGAACAAGTGGTGGAGCAGGTTAACCTGCGCAACGCCGAGCAGCCCCCTACCCAACGGATTGAAATCCTCTACCGCTAA
- a CDS encoding Ppx/GppA phosphatase family protein gives MRLAAIDLGTNTALLLIAEVIDGQLRPCYEAEQFVRLGEGLERTGMIGPAALMRLRRTLEAYRERLRAYGVKACWVAATSATREARNAQEVVRIVREVLGVAAEIISGEEEAYWSLQGALAAPGMPHGPCLVVDIGGGSTELVGGARQPDGTVTVGFARSLPLGTVRLTERWFASLPPSPEAIMQAQHQIREALAAVRLPRAATHYALVGVAGTCVSLAALETRSFPVESSVALTYDAVATWRDRLLKMSAAAVRALWPELLAGRADVLPMGALLLHEIMTWGRWRLCRVSPFGLRHGLILRHLPRC, from the coding sequence GTGCGTCTGGCAGCAATTGATCTGGGGACCAATACTGCCCTGCTCCTTATTGCGGAGGTAATTGATGGACAGCTCCGCCCCTGCTATGAAGCCGAGCAATTCGTGCGGCTGGGCGAAGGGCTAGAGCGCACCGGTATGATTGGTCCAGCTGCACTGATGCGGTTGCGCCGCACGCTGGAGGCTTATCGGGAGCGATTGCGGGCCTATGGCGTCAAGGCGTGTTGGGTGGCAGCGACCAGCGCTACGCGGGAGGCGCGCAATGCGCAGGAAGTGGTCCGGATCGTTCGGGAGGTGCTGGGCGTGGCAGCGGAGATCATCAGTGGAGAGGAAGAGGCCTACTGGAGTCTGCAGGGGGCGCTGGCGGCGCCCGGCATGCCCCATGGACCCTGTCTGGTGGTGGATATTGGCGGGGGATCAACCGAGCTGGTGGGGGGAGCACGCCAGCCCGATGGTACGGTTACCGTCGGGTTTGCGCGTAGTTTGCCGCTGGGTACGGTGCGTCTGACAGAACGTTGGTTTGCCTCGCTGCCCCCGTCGCCTGAGGCCATTATGCAGGCGCAGCACCAGATTCGGGAAGCGCTGGCGGCGGTGCGATTGCCACGCGCGGCAACGCATTATGCGCTGGTAGGCGTAGCTGGTACCTGCGTGTCGCTGGCGGCTCTGGAGACGCGTAGTTTTCCCGTTGAGTCATCTGTAGCGTTGACGTACGATGCGGTAGCTACCTGGCGCGATCGCCTGCTGAAGATGTCCGCAGCAGCCGTGCGGGCACTCTGGCCCGAGCTACTGGCCGGCCGCGCCGACGTGCTACCTATGGGCGCTTTGCTATTGCACGAAATTATGACGTGGGGCAGGTGGCGCCTCTGCCGGGTGAGCCCCTTCGGATTACGACATGGCCTGATCTTACGTCATCTGCCCCGTTGCTGA
- the prmA gene encoding 50S ribosomal protein L11 methyltransferase yields the protein MSVSIYEPTIEVVLPVPEQLHDPLVIQLDALGFEAFWEEPDHLKAYMPAPQWRAAVREAVRELLRRQGLPDEIAVRTIKPENWNARWESQLQPIAVGPFLIKPSWHAVPEAYAAHIVLEIDPKMSFGTGYHESTRLVLQMLPECVDPDARVLDAGTGTGILTIAALKLGAGSAIAFDIDPWAAENAQENFARNGVAGRVEFRRGSIEVVPERNFDLILANIHRRVLCELLPAFREKVRLGGYVVLSGLLREERELMLEAAAAQDLAPVHEATENAWWAVMLKRMV from the coding sequence TTGAGCGTCTCGATCTATGAGCCAACCATTGAAGTGGTACTGCCTGTCCCTGAGCAGCTTCACGACCCCCTGGTTATTCAACTGGACGCGCTGGGCTTCGAAGCATTCTGGGAAGAGCCAGATCATCTGAAAGCTTACATGCCGGCTCCGCAGTGGCGGGCAGCCGTTCGGGAAGCAGTGCGCGAACTGCTGCGCCGCCAGGGATTGCCCGACGAAATCGCCGTACGCACCATCAAACCAGAAAATTGGAATGCTCGGTGGGAATCGCAACTGCAACCTATTGCTGTTGGGCCGTTCCTGATCAAGCCGAGCTGGCATGCCGTGCCCGAGGCTTACGCCGCGCATATCGTGCTGGAGATTGATCCAAAGATGAGTTTTGGCACGGGGTACCATGAAAGCACGCGTCTTGTATTGCAAATGTTACCTGAATGCGTGGATCCAGACGCCCGGGTACTTGACGCGGGAACGGGTACGGGCATCCTGACCATTGCGGCCCTGAAGCTGGGAGCCGGCTCGGCCATTGCCTTCGACATTGATCCCTGGGCAGCCGAAAACGCGCAGGAAAATTTTGCGCGCAATGGCGTAGCCGGCCGGGTCGAGTTCCGGCGCGGTTCTATCGAGGTGGTGCCTGAGCGCAATTTTGATCTAATTCTGGCCAATATTCACCGGCGCGTACTTTGCGAACTGTTGCCAGCTTTTCGGGAGAAAGTGCGCCTCGGGGGCTACGTAGTGCTTTCTGGATTGCTTCGCGAAGAACGTGAGCTGATGCTGGAAGCAGCAGCCGCGCAAGACCTGGCGCCTGTCCATGAGGCTACGGAAAATGCCTGGTGGGCGGTTATGTTGAAACGAATGGTCTGA